From a single Aspergillus puulaauensis MK2 DNA, chromosome 2, nearly complete sequence genomic region:
- a CDS encoding putative proline racemase (COG:E;~EggNog:ENOG410PV5E;~InterPro:IPR008794;~PFAM:PF05544), with protein MDIAASFENRSSTIKCIDMHTTGEPTRIVYSGFPHLDGTTLLDKRDQAQTHHDHIRKRLMLEPRGHSDMYGAILVPETELVRSGDAHIGVLFTHAGGFSTMCGHATIGLGRFLVDTGDLTVFPKRNELVVDTENRKVEVKIHAPCGVVTVSVPVVVGEGGTVKSDGTRGVSFLSTPGYAAGLGIEVDIPEEVRWVELGEKKRITVDISYGGAFYALVEAREMGFENGLRGDDQEMKAMSAAARKLKRYLSVHPAVATALERADDKRLSFLYSVMVTDSKTGYRPDGSEGAETGVCFFGDSDQVDRSPTGSCVTARMALAHAKQLRRPGQRWAYNSLVSNQFGTGAFVGTIVDSTASVMGFNNDTWPAVIVRVEGNAHYTGAMTFIHEAGDITSEAGFTMGV; from the coding sequence ATGGACATCGCTGCATCCTTCGAGAATCGCTCCTCGACAATAAAATGCATCGATATGCATACAACCGGCGAGCCTACCCGGATTGTCTACTCCGGGTTTCCCCACCTGGATGGCACGACTCTCCTGGATAAACGTGATCAAGCCCAGACGCACCATGACCATATCCGAAAACGCTTGATGCTCGAACCCCGCGGACACAGCGACATGTACGGCGCCATTCTGGTTCCCGAGACGGAGCTCGTGCGTAGCGGGGACGCCCATATCGGGGTTCTGTTCACGCACGCCGGTGGCTTTTCGACAATGTGCGGACACGCGACTATCGGGTTGGGGAGGTTTCTGGTTGATACTGGGGACTTGACGGTGTTTCCCAAAAGGAATGAATTGGTGGTCGATACTGAAAACAGGAAGGTGGAGGTTAAAATCCATGCGCCCTGTGGGGTTGTCACTGTTTCTGTTCCCGTTGTCGTTGGTGAAGGTGGGACGGTCAAGTCGGATGGTACTCGAGGTGTTTCATTTCTCTCGACACCGGGATATGCTGCTGGCTTGGGTATTGAGGTGGATATCCCAGAAGAGGTGCGGTGGGTGGAGTTgggggagaaaaagagaattACAGTTGACATCAGCTACGGGGGAGCTTTCTACGCTCTGGTGGAGGCCAGGGAGATGGGATTTGAGAATGGGCTCAGGGGCGATGACCAAGAGATGAAGGCCATGTCAGCCGCGGcaaggaagctgaagaggTACCTATCGGTGCATCCTGCTGTGGCTACGGCATTGGAACGTGCAGATGATAAGAGACTGTCGTTCCTATACAGTGTTATGGTGACCGATTCAAAGACTGGGTACCGACCGGACGGCAGCGAGGGTGCAGAAACAGGCGTATGCTTCTTTGGAGATAGCGACCAGGTTGATCGGTCGCCCACGGGGTCCTGTGTGACAGCTCGAATGGCGCTCGCTCATGCAAAGCAACTCAGGCGCCCCGGACAACGGTGGGCATATAACTCTCTTGTATCAAATCAATTTGGAACTGGCGCATTTGTGGGCACTATTGTGGACAGTACCGCAAGTGTAATGGGCTTCAATAACGATACTTGGCCAGCGGTTATAGTCCGGGTTGAAGGAAATGCCCACTATACTGGAGCAATGACCTTCATCCACGAGGCGGGAGATATCACCAGCGAGGCGGGATTCACCATGGGTGTCTGA
- a CDS encoding putative C6 transcription factor (COG:S;~EggNog:ENOG410PI62;~InterPro:IPR036864,IPR007219,IPR001138;~PFAM:PF00172,PF04082;~TransMembrane:1 (o571-592i);~go_function: GO:0000981 - DNA-binding transcription factor activity, RNA polymerase II-specific [Evidence IEA];~go_function: GO:0003677 - DNA binding [Evidence IEA];~go_function: GO:0008270 - zinc ion binding [Evidence IEA];~go_process: GO:0006351 - transcription, DNA-templated [Evidence IEA];~go_process: GO:0006355 - regulation of transcription, DNA-templated [Evidence IEA]): MYPSPNSAGRSDEESRQQSKRTARACDACYKRKIKCDAAVPRCNWCSHHDTPCTFERKIRRTRKRAGVARESAAAPGSHLSERIARIEKLLSEKLPQEQSASPVPQHLQSMTSGLTSDYTPSPPSILPSIQQSSASSSVPLHFAGKELGAISLFTGIPFLLPEGQEWVQSRTGQKLAFEGFTSTRAPWEKQRGQNSGTMLAHIQAPNAFDLPDRDLVQLNFDVYRTSLMQRVFPVVDPVLFWMTINSAYKERDSGSDSSQVSSKACIFAFAAFVSMLCNPCLLSQGRKMPYFDEEACAVKARYLICQVLQEPPTLDGLQAVTMLALLELVSGNLQSANYYGSISARMIFMLGGHIFTNQQSWIPRSSTDTDSRIKAHLRNLFWLCYTIEQDVSLRTGQPQLFSEDNCDLSLPPAYVEQMYDSLEYHHNSTDLPENPIFPIDLRLSVIKARAYSALYSFKAMKKTDAEILKDIRELDDELERWRLSVPPKWRPTLSFSHETPDPNCNMHSVILRLNYHLCMTIIHQASSRCKSWATQGCVMDGVSSSLALSVEASRSTLLYLETSGHVLVDGVFWTLIFYPMSALLAIFCNILQHPAEPQASKDLALLKNATGMLERVFLRQAFSVSELVHVQLVADFVNELCRLATCAMDKAWKERTSGTATPTT; this comes from the exons ATGTACCCCTCGCCGAACTCTGCCGGGCGCTCGGACGAAGAGTCGCGACAGCAAAGTAAGCGCACTGCCAGAGCCTGCGATGCTTGTTATAAGCGGAAG ATAAAATGCGACGCGGCGGTGCCGCGGTGTAACTGGTGTAGCCACCATGATACCCCATGTACGTTTGAGCGCAAGATTCGCCGGACGCGCAAGCGGGCTGGTGTTGCGAGGGA GTCTGCGGCTGCGCCAGGATCTCACCTTTCGGAACGGATTGCTAGAATTGAGAAGCTGCTTTCCGAGAAGCTTCCGCAAGAACAATCTG CTTCGCCTGTTCCGCAACATCTGCAGTCTATGACCAGTGGTCTTACGTCGGACTATACGCCAAGTCCGCCTTCGATTTTACCATCAATTCAGCAATCATCTGCGTCTTCTTCGGTGCCACTGCATTTCGCCGGGAAAGAACTAGGTGCAATCAGTTTATTCACTGGTATTCCATTTCTCCTCCCTGAAGGGCAGGAATGGGTGCAATCGCGAACGGGCCAGAAGCTTGCGTTTGAAGGATTCACCTCGACCCGGGCTCCGTGGGAAAAGCAACGAGGGCAAAATTCCGGTACCATGCTGGCACACATCCAGGCACCGAACGCCTTTGACCTTCCCGATCGCGATCTTGTTCAGTTGAACTTCGATGTTTATCGCACCTCCTTGATGCAGCGAGTCTTTCCGGTTGTTGACCCGGTGCTTTTCTGGATGACTATCAATTCTGCGTACAAGGAGCGTGATTCCGGCTCTGACAGTTCGCAGGTCAGTTCAAAGGCATGTATCTTCGCCTTTGCAGCGTTTGTATCGATGCTGTGCAATCCGTGTCTCCTAAGTCAAGGGCGGAAAATGCCTTACTTCGATGAGGAAGCCTGTGCGGTGAAAGCGCGGTACCTTATATGTCAGGTTTTACAGGAGCCTCCTACGTTAGACGGCTTACAGGCTGTTACAATGTTG GCATTGCTGGAACTGGTCTCCGGCAACTTACAGTCTGCAAATTACTACGGGTCAATATCAGCTCGCATGATATTCATGCTTGGAGGTCATATCTTCACCAACCAACAATCTTGGATACCGAGGTCATCGACAGATACCGATTCGAGGATCAAGGCGCACCTCCGGAATTTGTTCTGGCTCTGCTATACCATTGAGCAGGACGTCTCTTTGAGAACGGGACAACCACAGCTCTTTTCCGAGGACAACTGCGACCTGTCACTGCCCCCGGCCTACGTAGAGCAAATGTACGACAGTCTAGAATACCACCATAACTCCACCGACCTACCCGAGAACCCAATATTTCCCATCGACCTGCGGCTCAGTGTCATCAAGGCGCGAGCATACAGCGCCCTTTACTCATTCAaagcgatgaagaagaccgacGCGGAAATCCTAAAGGACATCCGTGAACTAGACGACGAGCTTGAGCGCTGGCGCCTTTCCGTCCCCCCCAAATGGAGACCAACCCTGTCCTTCTCTCACGAAACCCCCGACCCAAACTGCAACATGCACTCCGTAATTCTCCGTCTCAACTACCACCTCTGCATGACCATCATCCACCAGGCAAGCAGCCGCTGCAAGTCATGGGCCACGCAAGGCTGCGTCATGGACGGTGTAAGCTCCAGTCTTGCACTCTCCGTCGAGGCAAGCCGCTCCACCCTCCTCTACCTCGAGACATCCGGACACGTCCTTGTCGATGGTGTTTTCTG GACCCTAATATTCTACCCCATGtccgccctcctcgccatcttctgcaacatcctccaacaCCCCGCAGAGCCACAAGCATCCAAGGATCTGGCCCTCCTCAAGAACGCAACAGGGATGCTAGAGCGTGTCTTCCTACGCCAGGCATTTTCAGTCAGCGAACTCGTGCACGTCCAGCTAGTGGCGGATTTCGTGAATGAGCTCTGTCGACTGGCGACTTGTGCTATGGATAAGGCCTGGAAGGAGCGTACTAGTGGGACTGCTACGCCGACTACTTAG
- the med7 gene encoding mediator complex subunit MED7 (BUSCO:EOG0926587S;~COG:K;~EggNog:ENOG410PPJC;~InterPro:IPR037212,IPR009244;~PFAM:PF05983;~go_component: GO:0016592 - mediator complex [Evidence IEA];~go_function: GO:0003712 - transcription coregulator activity [Evidence IEA];~go_process: GO:0006357 - regulation of transcription by RNA polymerase II [Evidence IEA]) has product MAEAGRAINTAFAPPPPLWKHFTPENLQKLQRIKKEASKGEDGKPQKKDWSAKELRSLTLPPELRFLVPPEIPSEQYSVFGEVQSLSTALPPLEDQGITQLYPSSPKPGADGEPASQPEQPLNHAYYLLKISKSLLLNFLEFVGILSETPEQFEPKVEDIRNLFINAHHLLNLYRPHQARESLIMMMEEQLSHTKEEIQQMDKLKEELNAALDQLAAEGADVGSTIQPAIEDDEEAAKLNKQATEDSRLLWDIIDGKADS; this is encoded by the exons ATGGCTGAAGCCGGAAGAGCTATCAACACTGCTTTcgctcctccaccccctctCTGGAAGCACTTCACGCCTGAAAACCTGCAGAAGCTACAGCGGATAAAAAAGGAAGCATCcaagggagaagatggcaaaCCACAGAAGAAGGACTGGTCAGCGAAGGAATTGCGCTCCTTGACACTACCCCCGGAGCTGCGTTTTCTCGTGCCTCCAGAGATCCCCTCGGAGCAGTACAGTGTCTTCGGAGAAGTGCAAAGT CTTTCGACCGCTCTCCCCCCGCTCGAAGACCAGGGCATCACGCAGTTATATCCGTCTTCCCCCAAACCTGGCGCAGATGGAGAGCCCGCATCACAGCCTGAACAGCCGCTGAACCACGCATACTACCTCCTCAAAATTAGCAAGTCGCTACTGCTCAACTTTTTAGAGTTTGTTGGGATTCTCTCCGAAACTCCGGAACAATTTGAGCCGAAGGTTGAAGATATTCGCAACCTGTTCATCAACGCTCACCACCTACTTAATTTATACCGACCGCACCAGGCCCGCGAGTCTCTCataatgatgatggaggaaCAGCTAAGCCACACAAAGGAGGAGATACAGCAAATGGACAAACTGAAAGAAGAACTCAATGCTGCATTGGATCAGTTGGCCGCCGAAGGTGCCGACGTGGGATCTACCATCCAACCCGCTattgaagacgacgaggaggctgcgaAATTGAATAAGCAAGCTACTGAGGACTCCCGGCTGCTCTGGGATATTATTGATGGCAAGGCCGACAGCTAG
- a CDS encoding GIY-YIG nuclease family protein (COG:S;~EggNog:ENOG410Q2Y7;~InterPro:IPR018306;~PFAM:PF10544;~TransMembrane:2 (i406-424o430-451i)), which translates to MSKRRSSTGLPPNFRYPLITPDNERDSFIDYDAYDGDAGRSRDHMIHPTYQPRDLSPAPQIVRVAKQPEMIRKQSMRPFSGDWGTFEQVAGAGNDPNSKLPGSFQDTDAEDDGIMGPEVFEAVPRNNVYSRSAEIAAADLYSDESDENLDFGHDEPLVFPQLPLEDVILEISYILRTRSNPPSEGYAYVFSDPTGRNKFYQIGSAKKVSQRTNEHRNICNLSYFRAQKKPASPLRQYKRLEKLAQAELINMSYDPNCVCEAKQQQCFWGREQTAFDILDFWSKWLVKNSPYDKNGHILPFWEQRLRLFEANIPEYFDCQGSKCIKRTTDTVACPICIRAGWRAWAEPSGRDRIEFASQAQIGNTWANKALLYLHQYIPIEDHVWEKLIDGMSQAATMTERFKNPALLLNLLYIRLLLPMIWSTFFTRSSYISFLGTMEILLFSGFYLLVRLELAHLSGKRRTTDKLGKDSRAVRRKALPSTSERLVDEVIGGKSTKEPRVVEIPEDHVPTMLKQATASSSGKPSSKKKEPVSVLFPGEASARPKRLKPGRRRSDFV; encoded by the coding sequence ATGTCCAAGCGCCGGTCCTCAACCGGCCTGCCCCCAAATTTCCGATACCCACTGATTACTCCCGACAACGAGCGCGACTCCTTCATCGACTATGACGCCTACGACGGCGACGCTGGCCGTTCGCGCGACCACATGATCCATCCAACCTACCAACCACGCGACCTCAGCCCCGCGCCACAGATTGTGCGAGTCGCCAAGCAGCCCGAGATGATAAGAAAGCAATCGATGCGCCCGTTCTCCGGCGACTGGGGCACATTCGAGCAAGTTGCAGGCGCGGGCAACGACCCAAACTCAAAACTCCCAGGCTCATTTCAAGACACAGACGCAGAGGACGATGGCATCATGGGACCCGAGGTTTTCGAAGCTGTCCCACGCAATAATGTCTATTCGCGCTCCGCTGAgatcgccgccgccgacttGTACTCGGACGAGTCCGACGAGAATCTGGATTTCGGGCATGATGAGCCTCTCGTTTTCCCGCAGCTTCCATTAGAGGATGTTATTCTCGAGATTTCTTATATCTTGCGCACGAGATCGAATCCGCCCAGTGAGGGGTACGCGTATGTGTTTTCGGACCCCACCGGGCGCAATAAGTTCTATCAGATCGGGAGCGCGAAGAAGGTTTCGCAGCGGACGAACGAGCATCGCAATATCTGCAATCTCTCTTACTTCCGGGCGCAGAAAAAGCCCGCTAGCCCTCTTCGGCAGTATAAACGGCTCGAAAAGCTGGCCCAGGCGGAGCTTATCAATATGAGTTATGATCCTAACTGTGTCTGTGAGgcaaagcagcagcagtgcttTTGGGGAAGAGAGCAGACGGCTTTTGATATTCTGGATTTCTGGTCCAAGTGGCTTGTCAAGAACTCCCCTTACGATAAGAATGGCCATATACTGCCATTTTGGGAGCAACGACTTCGACTCTTCGAAGCCAACATCCCAGAATACTTCGATTGCCAGGGGTCGAAATGTATCAAGCGCACAACGGACACGGTTGCTTGCCCGATATGTATCCGAGCCGGATGGAGAGCATGGGCCGAGCCCTCAGGGCGCGATAGAATTGAATTCGCCTCTCAGGCGCAGATCGGAAATACCTGGGCTAACAAAGCCCTACTTTACCTGCACCAATACATTCCCATCGAGGATCACGTTTGGGAGAAATTGATTGACGGCATGTCTCAGGCGGCAACTATGACCGAGCGGTTCAAGAACCCGGCGTTGCTTCTCAATCTGCTGTACATCAGGCTTCTCTTACCCATGATCTGGTCTACATTCTTCACTAGGAGCTCCTATATATCCTTCCTTGGGACGATGGAAATCCTGCTCTTTTCCGGCTTCTATCTACTCGTGAGGCTGGAGCTTGCCCATCTCTCCGGGAAACGACGTACCACAGATAAACTAGGCAAAGACAGTCGTGCGGTGCGCCGGAAGGCACTCCCATCTACTTCAGAAAGGCTCGTTGATGAAGTGATCGGAGGGAAATCTACAAAGGAGCcgagggttgttgagataCCGGAGGACCACGTGCCGACCATGCTGAAGCAAGCGACAGCATCGAGTTCGGGCAAACCCTCCAGCAAGAAAAAGGAACCGGTGTCAGTGCTGTTTCCTGGCGAAGCTTCTGCGCGGCCGAAGAGGCTTAAGCCTGGCAGACGGAGAAGCGATTTTGTTTGA
- a CDS encoding phosphatase PAP2 family protein (COG:I;~EggNog:ENOG410PJG4;~InterPro:IPR036938,IPR043216,IPR000326;~PFAM:PF01569;~TransMembrane:6 (i32-52o78-99i111-128o178-195i207-229o235-253i);~go_function: GO:0008195 - phosphatidate phosphatase activity [Evidence IEA];~go_process: GO:0006644 - phospholipid metabolic process [Evidence IEA]) produces MARSGLSAGSTIASSGGLAGALSRVFLRSYPLVDVIGLVCIIACWILIQIVVTPFHRMFALDNQAIQYPFATVERVPVLWSIFYAGVIPLLILLVWAALVRPSPHKVQVTILGFLTAIMLTSLLTDIIKNAVGRPRPDLIARCMPRRGTPESKLVLWTVCTQSNEHILQEGWRSFPSGHSSFSFAGLGYLFLFFSGQMHVFRPRTDLCRCLLVLIPIICALMVALSRLADYRHDVYDVTSGTILGSVVAYFCYRRYFPPLRSFGCDTPYSKDDFGPEGFARVPDDEEQLLSGRRGQSWRGEESYQLEEMTAVQNR; encoded by the exons ATGGCCCGCAGCGGATTGTCTGCTGGGTCAACGATCGCTTCGTCCGGGGGACTTGCCGGAGCCCTGTCGCGTGTCTTCCTACGATCATATCCGCTCGTCGATGTTATCGGGCTCGTTTGCATTATAGCCTGTTGGATTCTG ATTCAGATAGTTGTGACTCCCTTCCACCGAATGTTCGCTCTCGACAACCAAGCTATTCAGTATCCTTTCGCGACAGTCGAGCGAGTTCCCGTTT TGTGGTCTATTTTCTACGCCGGAGTTATCCCACTTCTCATTCTCCTCGTCTGGGCCGCCTTGGTTCGGCCCAGTCCACATAAAGTCCAAGTGACAATTCTCGGTTTCCTCACGGCGATTATGCTCACCTCGCTTCTCACCGACATCATAAAAAATGCGGTTGGACGGCCGCGTCCTGATTTGATCGCGCGTTGCATGCCTAGGAGAGGTACCCCAGAGAGCAAGCTTGTCCTATGGACGGTTTGCACTCAATCCAACGAACACATTCTACAGGAGGGATGGAGGAGCTTTCCAAGTGGCCACAGCAGCTTCTCATTTGCTGGCTTAGGATATCTGTTCTT GTTCTTCTCCGGTCAGATGCATGTATTCAGGCCCAGGACAGACCTATGCCGCTGTCTTTTGGTATTGATACCGATCATTTGTGCTCTTATGGTTGCACTTTCTCGTCTGGCGGATTATCGGCACGACGTTTACGATGTGACATCTGGTACCATCCTCGGATCTGTGGTTGCCTACTTCTGCTATCGACGCTATTTCCCGCCCTTGCGCTCTTTCGGATGCGATACTCCGTACAGTAAGGATGATTTTGGGCCGGAGGGCTTCGCTAGGGTTCCCGATGACGAAGAACAACTATTATCAGGCCGTAGGGGCCAGTCTTGGCGGGGGGAGGAATCTTATCAACTAGAGGAAATGACAGCCGTACAGAATCGGTAG